From Scomber japonicus isolate fScoJap1 chromosome 22, fScoJap1.pri, whole genome shotgun sequence, one genomic window encodes:
- the LOC128383761 gene encoding E3 ubiquitin-protein ligase TRIM39-like produces the protein MAFPSALFSEMQFQCFICQDVFSEPVSIPCGHSFCFTCITSHWDQSLSVSCPKCQSVFEGRPELCENSFAKEISEQIRAKRQNGMTSAVGRSIHCDACVGKQTKALKSCLVCLTSYCESHLEPHLRVPTLKIHKLIEPVAMLENRMCKKHQRLLELFCRSDQRCVCVLCTETDHRCHDTVPVERESQEKKAQMKRIEAHVQQMIQDRLQKVKEIKHSVELSKENSQRDITESMEVYAALFRYLERSQAELVEMIQRKQAAAEQRAVSLITELQLDITELERRRSEMERLSHTDDHLHLLQRFPALSSSSAIKTCSNIVVHSDTCLGTVRRMLADIEQQLQSALKKVSMQEQEKIQQYAADVHLDPMTANPWLVLSEDGRQVQDGDVEQNLVDLPKRFDTAPCVLATWGFATGRHYWEVDVGDKTAWDLGVARESINRKGLVTLSPENGYWTMCLRKGSEYRACAEKADLLCLSQRPRVIGVFLDYEDGTVSFYNAEAKSHIYSFTQFKFTEAMFPFFNPEMSDSDSNKSPLIICPVSGGGDLDGITI, from the exons ATGGCTTTTCCCAGCGCTCTCTTTTCAGAGATGCAGTTTCAGTGCTTCATCTGTCAGGATGTGTTCTCTGAGCCAGTCTCCATCCCCTGTGGTCACAGCTTCTGCTTCACCTGCATCACATCACACTGGGACCAAAGCCTTTCCGTCAGCTGTCCAAAATGTCAATCAGTCTTTGAGGGCCGCCCAGAGCTTTGTGAAAACTCTTTCGCCAAGGAGATATCTGAGCAGATCCGAGCGAAAAGGCAAAACGGCATGACATCAGCTGTAGGAAGATCCATCCATTGTGACGCATGTGTTGGGAAGCAAACAAAGGCCCTGAAGTCCTGCCTTGTGTGTCTGACTTCGTACTGTGAGAGTCACCTGGAGCCTCACCTGAGAGTCCCAACCTTGAAGATTCACAAGCTGATAGAACCTGTGGCGATGCTGGAGAACCGGATGTGTAAAAAGCACCAAAGGCTCCTGGAGCTGTTCTGCAGGAGCGaccaaaggtgtgtgtgtgtcctgtgcaCCGAGACTGACCACCGTTGCCATGACACCGTCCCAGTGGAGCGAGAGAGTCAGGAGAAGAAG GCTCAGATGAAAAGGATCGAGGCTCACGTTCAGCAGATGATCCAGGACAGACTGCAGAAAGTGAAGGAGATTAAACACTCGGTGGAGCTCAGCAAA GAGAATTCACAGAGAGACATAACAGAAAGCATGGAGGTCTACGCCGCTCTGTTTCGTTACCTGGAGAGAAGCCAGGCCGAGCTGGTGGAGATGATCCAGAGGAAgcaggcagcagcagagcagagagcgGTGAGCCTCATCACAGAGCTGCAGCTGGACATCACTGAgttggagaggagaagaagtgaGATGGAGCGGCTTTCCCACACAGACGACCACCTCCATCTTCTGCAG AGGTTTCCAGCTCTGAGTTCCTCTTCAGCCATTAAGACCTGCTCCAACATCGTCGTCCATTCGGACACATGTTTGGGGACTGTAAGGAGAATGCTGGCCGACATTGAACAGCAACTGCAGTCAGCTTTAAAAAAGGTTTCCATGCAAG AGCAAGAAAAGATACAACAGTATGCAG ctgatgttcaTCTGGACCCCATGACTGCTAACCCATGGCTAGTTCTGTCTGAGGATGGGAGACAGGTCCAGGATGGAGATGTTGAACAGAACCTGGTGGACCTGCCTAAGCGTTTTGACACGGCCCCATGTGTGCTCGCAACCTGG GGTTTCGCCACAGGGAGGCACTACTGGGAGGTGGACGTGGGAGACAAGACAGCGTGGGACCTGGGTGTGGCACGAGAATCAATCAACAGGAAAGGTTTAGTCACACTGAGCCCAGAGAACGGTTATTGGACTATGTGTTTAAGGAAGGGCAGTGAGTACAGGGCATGTGCAGAAAAGGCAGATCTGCTGTGTCTCTCTCAAAGGCCGCGGGTTATTGGAGTGTTTTTGGATTATGAGGACGGGACGGTGTCCTTCTATAATGCAGAGGCAAAGTCACACATCTATTCCTTTACACAGTTCAAATTCACTGAGGCcatgtttcccttttttaaCCCAGAAAtgagtgacagtgacagtaacaAATCACCACTCATAATCTGCCCTGTCAGTGGAGGAGGTGATTTAGATGGcatcacaatataa